A region from the Anaerolineae bacterium genome encodes:
- a CDS encoding Glutamate synthase [NADPH] small chain, protein MQAIPSDFLALDRKFRAHIPSEALDHRDPRERICDFDDVLIPLTPERAMFEASRCVHCPDPAACVTACPAHNDIPSAMWLIEQGQFIEAAKLYRQTSSFPEICGRVCPHEQLCQNSCVRNKYGEPVLTGALEAFVACYERKTVGVEIPVGAPTGKRVAVVGAGPAGLACAEQLVQRGHAVTIFDKNPAPGGLLVYGIPNFKLSKELVFARWSDYERAGVKFVGNTYIGKDKTIDDLFAEGFDAVFIGVGTQIDAPMEVPGEDLPGVYKATEFLARANVDLEYLPEHMRERPTIGRKVAVIGGGDTASDCLRTALRMGAEEVFCLYRRTEREMPGGRHDRELAKEEGAVYHFLTQPVRFIAGPDGRLAQIECIRMQLGEPDAKGRRKPVPIEGSNFIVEADTAILALGYWPDPIIGETTPGLETHNWGLIVVDKETGATTRPGVFAGGDDVTGPDLVVTAMVAGRKAAAGIHQYLQSK, encoded by the coding sequence ATGCAAGCTATTCCAAGTGATTTCCTGGCGCTCGATCGGAAGTTTCGCGCCCATATCCCCTCTGAAGCGTTAGACCATCGCGATCCGAGAGAGCGGATCTGCGATTTTGATGATGTGTTAATCCCCTTGACCCCCGAACGAGCCATGTTCGAGGCTTCGCGGTGTGTCCATTGCCCGGATCCAGCCGCCTGTGTGACCGCCTGCCCGGCCCATAACGACATCCCCTCGGCGATGTGGTTGATCGAGCAGGGGCAATTCATTGAAGCGGCAAAACTATACCGCCAGACGAGCTCCTTCCCAGAAATTTGCGGGCGCGTCTGTCCTCATGAGCAATTATGCCAGAATTCTTGTGTGCGGAATAAGTATGGCGAACCTGTCCTTACCGGTGCGTTGGAAGCCTTTGTAGCCTGTTATGAACGGAAGACGGTCGGGGTTGAAATTCCAGTTGGCGCACCGACTGGCAAACGAGTTGCCGTGGTGGGAGCGGGTCCGGCTGGTTTAGCCTGTGCTGAACAACTGGTGCAGCGTGGTCATGCGGTCACCATCTTTGATAAGAACCCTGCGCCGGGCGGCTTGCTGGTTTATGGTATTCCCAATTTCAAACTCTCCAAAGAGCTTGTCTTTGCTCGTTGGAGCGATTATGAACGGGCTGGGGTTAAATTCGTTGGGAACACCTATATTGGAAAAGACAAAACGATTGACGATCTATTTGCCGAAGGTTTCGATGCGGTTTTCATCGGCGTTGGCACCCAGATCGATGCCCCAATGGAGGTGCCAGGCGAAGATTTACCGGGGGTTTATAAAGCCACCGAGTTCCTGGCGCGAGCCAATGTGGATTTAGAGTACCTTCCGGAGCACATGCGCGAACGACCAACCATTGGGCGCAAAGTGGCTGTGATCGGTGGTGGCGACACTGCTTCGGATTGTCTGCGCACAGCCTTGCGCATGGGAGCCGAAGAGGTCTTTTGCCTCTACCGCCGTACCGAACGCGAAATGCCCGGCGGACGCCACGACCGAGAGTTAGCTAAAGAGGAAGGCGCGGTTTACCATTTCTTGACTCAGCCGGTGCGCTTCATAGCCGGGCCAGATGGCCGCCTTGCTCAAATTGAATGCATCCGCATGCAACTCGGCGAACCGGATGCCAAAGGACGCCGTAAACCGGTGCCAATCGAAGGAAGTAACTTCATTGTTGAAGCAGATACAGCTATTCTTGCCCTTGGCTACTGGCCCGATCCGATCATCGGAGAAACCACACCCGGTTTGGAGACCCATAATTGGGGCTTGATCGTTGTGGATAAAGAGACCGGCGCTACCACGCGACCCGGCGTCTTCGCCGGCGGCGATGATGTCACCGGCCCCGATCTGGTCGTAACCGCCATGGTCGCCGGACGGAAAGCTGCGGCGGGCATCCATCAATATCTCCAGAGTAAGTAG
- a CDS encoding FAD dependent oxidoreductase — protein sequence MDVITFRETCHNTHRQLKPFFKTLVRGELRLTTEGVPPPVSTSVPTVEAKSHRKASFSLDEQEGTLNVRTSQPLPKPTLVICGAGIAGVSAAYFLSQLWKGDLFLVDENPPLSFTSDRSSECYRNWWSDTAMLALMNRSIDLMEGLARQTQNAFHLNKRGYLYLTAQSHRIEEMIREAEQIASQGAGDLRIHEKNSKTYQAVETHKLYGADLLLGNSLIRQHFPYITENAVAALHVRRAGWLSAQQLGMILLQKAQQNGVRFRRARLVDIELVAGRVRKVRLNNGETINCDVFINAAGPYLKEVGKLLQVDLPVENELHLKMSLRDHWGVIGRNAPLLIWSDPQELVWSEDERDFLLADPQTQALLSTLPPGAHVRPEGGDESQMVLMLWDYQPRPFSSVIWPPPTDPLFPEVVLRGLMTMLPGLQVYLEKLPRPQLDGGYYTHTPENRPLIGPLSTEGAYVLGALSGFGIMAACASAELLAAHILDKPLPTYGAEFAPERYQNAGNLSPSLKTATFGQL from the coding sequence ATGGATGTCATAACTTTTCGTGAAACTTGTCACAACACCCATCGCCAGCTAAAACCCTTCTTTAAGACACTTGTCAGAGGGGAATTAAGGTTAACAACGGAGGGAGTGCCTCCGCCTGTCTCTACAAGTGTGCCAACCGTTGAGGCCAAATCTCACCGCAAAGCCTCTTTCTCTCTTGATGAACAGGAAGGAACTTTGAACGTTCGTACATCTCAACCGTTGCCGAAGCCCACACTGGTCATCTGTGGCGCAGGCATTGCCGGGGTTAGTGCAGCCTATTTTCTCTCGCAATTATGGAAAGGCGATCTCTTTCTCGTAGACGAGAATCCGCCGCTTTCCTTCACTTCGGATCGTTCTTCGGAATGTTATCGCAACTGGTGGTCTGACACCGCCATGCTGGCCCTGATGAACCGCAGCATTGACCTGATGGAAGGCCTTGCCAGGCAAACCCAAAACGCCTTTCACTTAAATAAGCGGGGGTATCTATATCTGACTGCGCAAAGTCACCGGATAGAGGAAATGATTCGGGAGGCAGAGCAGATCGCCAGCCAGGGGGCAGGGGATTTGCGAATCCATGAAAAGAACAGCAAAACCTATCAAGCGGTGGAAACCCATAAATTATATGGAGCGGATCTGCTTCTAGGTAACTCGCTCATTCGGCAACATTTTCCTTATATCACCGAAAACGCAGTAGCTGCCCTGCATGTGCGCCGCGCAGGCTGGCTTTCTGCCCAGCAATTGGGCATGATTCTTTTGCAAAAAGCCCAACAGAACGGCGTTCGCTTCCGGCGGGCGCGATTGGTAGATATTGAATTGGTTGCAGGTCGAGTCCGGAAGGTGCGCCTGAATAACGGCGAAACGATTAATTGTGATGTTTTTATCAATGCCGCTGGACCCTATCTCAAGGAGGTAGGAAAACTCCTTCAGGTCGACCTCCCCGTCGAGAATGAACTGCACCTGAAGATGAGCCTGCGTGATCATTGGGGAGTCATTGGACGCAACGCGCCCTTGCTGATCTGGAGCGACCCTCAGGAATTGGTATGGAGCGAGGACGAGCGTGATTTTCTGTTGGCTGATCCTCAAACTCAAGCGCTGCTATCGACTTTACCACCCGGCGCGCATGTCCGCCCGGAGGGAGGGGACGAAAGTCAAATGGTGCTCATGTTGTGGGATTATCAGCCGCGCCCGTTTTCATCGGTCATCTGGCCGCCTCCAACCGACCCCCTGTTTCCTGAGGTCGTCCTGCGCGGCTTGATGACGATGTTGCCGGGTTTACAGGTTTACCTCGAGAAATTGCCCCGCCCTCAACTGGACGGAGGTTACTACACGCACACCCCTGAAAACCGACCGCTCATCGGCCCGCTATCGACCGAAGGGGCTTATGTCCTGGGAGCGCTCTCCGGCTTCGGCATTATGGCAGCCTGCGCCTCGGCTGAGCTTTTAGCTGCCCATATTCTCGACAAGCCCTTGCCCACTTATGGGGCTGAATTCGCTCCTGAACGCTATCAGAATGCTGGAAACCTCTCCCCCTCCCTGAAAACAGCAACCTTCGGTCAGTTATAG
- a CDS encoding DNA gyrase subunit A, giving the protein MEVGLVQPVDIDGQMRAAYLDYAMSVIVARALPDARDGLKPVHRRILYAMDELGLRSNAPYKKSARIVGEVLGKYHPHGDAAVYDAMARLAQDFSMRYPLVDGQGNFGSIDGDAPAAMRYTEARLSAMAEELLADLEANTVDFVDNFDGSLKEPAVLPAKLPNLLLNGSSGIAVGMATNIPPHHLGELVLAINYLIDHYDQIEEVNIDDLLRLMPGPDFPTGGVIVGSEGIRQAYTTGRGRIVLRGKAHIEENGKDRHRIVITEIPYQLNKTTLIERIAELVREEKLDDISDLRDESDRRGMSIVIELKRGAQPRKVLNQLYKYTPLQSTFGVQMLALVEGEPRLLTLKRALQVFIEHRQTVITRRSQFELDKARARAHILEGLLIALANLDEVIQTIRQSPDADQAKERLMKRFKLSERQAQAILDLQLRRLAALERQKIEEEQRQTLERIAYLEDLLANPGKILQVIRTELNELAQKYADQRRTYIAVDASEDFAEHDLIPDEAILISLTERGYIKRTSVKAFRPQGRGGRGVAGHVTKEEDEVLVILPARTLDTLLFFSNRGKVYSEKAYQIPDSERQARGIPLVNVIGLEAGETITAVVAVPQFEAARFLCLATRNGKIKRMPLAEFANVRPSGIIALHLDEGDELGWARLTQGDRELILVTEKGQALRFSEQEVRPQGRAAGGVSGIKLMAGDHVASMEVVEADGELFVITEKGFGKRTPLSEYSTTGRAVKGVRTLAQGSLEKTGLIAAARVVQPKDELTIISANGVVLRTKVSDVPPLGRAARGNILIKLQENDRVVSVARLAEVDLKTA; this is encoded by the coding sequence ATGGAAGTTGGATTGGTGCAACCAGTCGATATTGACGGACAAATGCGCGCCGCCTATTTGGACTATGCCATGAGCGTCATCGTGGCGCGAGCTTTACCCGATGCCCGGGACGGATTAAAACCGGTTCATCGGCGCATTCTCTACGCCATGGATGAGTTGGGCCTGCGTTCGAACGCGCCGTACAAAAAATCGGCCCGTATCGTCGGTGAAGTATTGGGTAAGTATCATCCGCACGGCGATGCAGCTGTCTATGATGCCATGGCACGCCTGGCGCAGGATTTTTCGATGCGTTATCCCCTGGTTGATGGTCAGGGCAACTTTGGTTCAATCGATGGTGATGCTCCGGCTGCCATGCGATATACCGAAGCTCGTCTTTCGGCAATGGCGGAGGAGTTGCTCGCCGATCTGGAAGCCAATACCGTGGATTTTGTCGACAATTTTGATGGCTCCTTAAAAGAACCTGCCGTTTTACCTGCTAAACTGCCCAATTTGCTCCTGAACGGTTCTTCTGGAATCGCCGTAGGGATGGCGACCAATATCCCGCCGCATCATCTGGGAGAACTGGTATTGGCTATCAATTACCTGATCGATCACTATGATCAGATTGAAGAGGTTAACATTGATGACCTGTTGCGCCTGATGCCCGGCCCTGATTTTCCAACAGGAGGGGTCATTGTTGGTAGTGAGGGTATCCGCCAGGCATACACGACCGGGCGGGGGCGTATCGTGTTGCGCGGCAAAGCCCACATCGAAGAAAACGGCAAAGATCGCCATCGAATTGTGATAACCGAAATCCCCTATCAATTGAATAAAACCACTTTGATCGAACGGATTGCCGAACTGGTGCGAGAAGAAAAGCTGGATGACATCAGCGATTTGCGGGACGAATCGGATCGGCGCGGCATGAGCATTGTCATCGAATTGAAACGCGGCGCGCAACCACGCAAAGTCCTTAATCAACTCTACAAATACACTCCTCTCCAATCTACCTTTGGCGTGCAAATGCTGGCTCTGGTAGAGGGTGAACCGCGCTTATTGACTCTCAAGCGTGCCTTGCAGGTGTTTATTGAACATCGCCAAACGGTAATTACGCGTCGCTCGCAGTTCGAGTTGGACAAAGCGCGGGCGCGGGCACACATTCTGGAAGGTTTGTTGATTGCGCTTGCCAACCTTGATGAGGTCATTCAAACCATTCGTCAATCGCCAGATGCGGATCAGGCGAAAGAACGCCTGATGAAACGCTTTAAACTCAGTGAACGACAGGCACAAGCTATTCTAGATCTGCAACTACGCCGTCTGGCTGCCCTTGAAAGACAAAAAATCGAGGAGGAACAACGGCAAACCCTGGAACGGATTGCCTACCTGGAAGACCTGTTGGCGAATCCAGGCAAGATTTTGCAAGTGATCCGCACCGAACTGAACGAACTTGCCCAAAAGTATGCTGACCAAAGACGTACCTATATTGCGGTGGATGCCAGCGAAGACTTTGCCGAACATGACCTGATCCCGGATGAAGCAATCCTAATCAGCCTGACCGAGCGGGGCTACATTAAACGCACCAGCGTTAAGGCCTTTCGCCCCCAGGGTCGTGGCGGACGAGGCGTTGCTGGTCATGTCACCAAAGAGGAAGATGAGGTGCTGGTCATTTTGCCGGCTCGCACCTTAGACACTCTGCTCTTCTTCTCAAATCGGGGCAAAGTTTACTCGGAAAAGGCTTATCAAATCCCCGACTCTGAGCGCCAGGCGCGAGGTATTCCTCTGGTGAACGTGATAGGATTGGAGGCCGGGGAGACCATCACTGCGGTGGTGGCGGTGCCTCAGTTTGAAGCAGCTCGATTTCTCTGTCTCGCCACGCGTAATGGGAAGATCAAACGGATGCCATTGGCTGAATTTGCCAATGTGCGACCTTCTGGCATTATTGCCCTGCATCTTGATGAAGGGGATGAGTTGGGCTGGGCGCGCTTGACTCAAGGCGATCGAGAACTGATCCTGGTCACCGAAAAGGGGCAGGCGCTGCGCTTTTCCGAACAAGAAGTACGTCCCCAGGGACGCGCCGCTGGTGGGGTGAGCGGAATTAAGCTCATGGCTGGCGACCATGTTGCCAGCATGGAAGTGGTCGAAGCAGATGGCGAACTGTTTGTGATTACCGAGAAGGGATTTGGCAAACGAACGCCGCTGAGTGAATACTCCACCACCGGTCGAGCGGTCAAAGGCGTGCGCACCCTTGCCCAGGGATCTTTGGAGAAGACGGGTTTGATTGCCGCGGCCCGAGTAGTACAACCCAAGGATGAATTGACGATTATCTCTGCTAATGGCGTGGTTTTGCGCACCAAAGTTTCAGACGTGCCGCCACTGGGACGCGCTGCGCGAGGCAATATCCTCATCAAGCTTCAGGAAAACGATCGGGTTGTTTCGGTAGCCCGTCTGGCTGAAGTAGATCTAAAGACTGCTTAG
- a CDS encoding DNA repair protein RadA produces the protein MPKPRTQFVCQQCGRISPREMGRCPQCGAWNSFVEEVIGPAESDSKRWKGLSVSSSTPRRLSDIDALQEDRLLLPIGEFGRVLGGGIVPGSIILIGGDPGIGKSTLLLQVALEMAQQGVVLYVSGEESERQIRMRAQRLLENSQNGEKTSEKTAPQTLYLVTETQLPQILEHVAALQPRLLIVDSIQTTYLPDLESTAGSVSQVRECAARLRELAKTSGISVFLIGHVTKEGTIAGPRVLEHIVDTVLYLEGDRFQSYRLLRSVKNRFGATSEVGVFEMGERGLIEVPNPSQAFLAERVVNAPGSAIAVTMEGTRPLLVEIQGLTSPTPFGNPRRTANGVDINRLLLICAVLTRRLGLRLGEQDVFVNVIGGLSVEEPAADLAIAAALASSYKNRPLRADLVLIGEVGLSGELRLVGQIAARLREAASLGFQAAIVPRRLGRSEVYPDNIEVIEARSLKQALAAALIGEEGATS, from the coding sequence ATGCCTAAACCGCGCACGCAATTCGTTTGCCAGCAATGTGGACGCATTTCTCCTCGCGAAATGGGTCGTTGCCCGCAATGTGGGGCGTGGAATAGCTTTGTCGAAGAAGTCATTGGTCCAGCCGAAAGTGACTCGAAACGATGGAAAGGATTATCAGTCAGTTCTTCAACCCCACGCAGATTGAGCGATATTGATGCGCTGCAGGAAGATCGCCTCCTCTTGCCAATCGGCGAGTTTGGGCGCGTCTTAGGAGGCGGAATCGTACCCGGTTCCATCATTCTCATCGGAGGCGATCCTGGCATCGGCAAGTCCACGCTCTTACTCCAGGTCGCTTTGGAGATGGCGCAGCAAGGAGTTGTGCTGTATGTTTCTGGCGAAGAGTCAGAGCGTCAGATTCGGATGCGCGCCCAACGCCTGCTGGAGAACAGCCAAAATGGCGAGAAGACGAGTGAGAAAACTGCTCCGCAGACCCTCTATCTGGTTACCGAAACGCAATTGCCGCAAATTCTGGAGCACGTTGCCGCCCTCCAGCCCCGCCTGCTCATCGTTGACTCGATTCAAACCACCTATCTGCCGGATCTGGAATCCACAGCCGGTTCGGTCTCCCAGGTGCGAGAATGTGCGGCGCGCTTACGCGAGCTGGCAAAAACTTCGGGTATCAGTGTCTTCCTGATCGGACATGTGACAAAAGAAGGGACAATCGCCGGCCCGCGCGTGCTGGAACACATCGTCGACACAGTGTTGTACCTGGAAGGGGACCGCTTTCAATCCTATCGCTTATTGCGTTCGGTCAAAAATCGCTTCGGGGCGACTTCCGAGGTAGGGGTTTTCGAGATGGGCGAAAGAGGCTTAATCGAAGTGCCCAATCCTTCGCAGGCTTTCCTTGCCGAGCGGGTTGTCAATGCGCCGGGCTCAGCCATTGCAGTGACGATGGAAGGTACCCGCCCGCTCTTAGTCGAAATCCAGGGGCTAACCAGTCCAACCCCATTTGGCAACCCGCGGCGGACGGCAAATGGCGTGGATATCAATCGCTTGCTCTTAATTTGCGCGGTGTTGACACGGCGCCTGGGCTTGCGATTGGGTGAGCAGGATGTCTTTGTCAACGTGATCGGTGGATTAAGCGTAGAAGAACCAGCTGCCGACCTTGCTATTGCCGCTGCGTTAGCTTCCTCTTACAAAAACCGCCCCTTACGTGCCGATCTTGTTCTCATCGGCGAGGTGGGGTTATCGGGCGAACTGCGCCTGGTGGGTCAGATCGCCGCCCGCTTGCGTGAAGCAGCTTCACTGGGGTTTCAAGCTGCAATCGTGCCGCGCCGCCTGGGTCGGAGTGAAGTATATCCAGACAATATCGAAGTGATCGAAGCCCGTTCGCTCAAACAGGCCTTAGCGGCGGCCCTGATTGGGGAAGAAGGGGCAACCTCCTAA
- a CDS encoding Endoglucanase A precursor, which translates to MKFSGGFAYWLTFVLMAGFVVLESVLPVQHAFALQAKPLRQSQTALQIDFAIDLSQPRSPISPFIYGSNRVDQQVPWVSVRLGGNRWTGYNWENNASNAGSDWFHSNDDFVCWFLSCPDSNQPAAALHTFLEMVQTSGGHYGLLTLPMAGYVAADKNGEVGVDQVAPSSRWKNINFNKPAPYETTPNLGDEWVYVDELVAHLVSEYGESAASAVRRGYSLDNEPDLWSYTHPRLHPSQTTVSELIQRNVALASAVKSVDPSAEIFAPVHYGFWGMMTLQDAPDWFELRNGYAWFVDYYLEQMHLHSVSRNLRLLDVFDFHWYPEAQGCGKRILWSEVGDECLQWARMQAPRSLWDETYREDSWIGQWFDEYLPLLPRLQSSIQTYYPGTKLALTEFSYGAENHISGGIAVADVLGILGKYSVYLATFYPLEENSDYVRGAYQIYRNYDGQESSFGNISVWSQSSDIENASIYAAIHDLNVSQLHLIVVNRNLHQAVQGNFSIESPLNYHSMDAWILDQESPNVRMFFDNKQISSNRFLINIPPLTVLHLVLQSAQAVPLNRLYLPLIHSSSP; encoded by the coding sequence ATGAAGTTTTCTGGTGGATTTGCTTACTGGTTGACATTCGTCTTGATGGCAGGCTTCGTGGTTTTAGAGAGTGTATTGCCTGTGCAACACGCATTCGCTCTTCAGGCAAAGCCACTGCGCCAAAGCCAGACTGCCTTGCAGATTGATTTTGCCATTGACTTATCCCAGCCGAGATCACCGATTAGCCCTTTCATCTACGGCAGCAACCGTGTTGATCAGCAAGTTCCGTGGGTTTCTGTCCGATTGGGAGGCAATCGATGGACGGGATACAATTGGGAAAATAATGCTTCGAATGCCGGGAGTGATTGGTTTCATTCCAATGATGATTTTGTTTGCTGGTTTCTATCCTGTCCGGATTCGAACCAACCGGCTGCAGCTTTGCATACTTTTCTTGAAATGGTTCAGACTTCCGGCGGTCACTATGGTTTGCTCACCCTTCCGATGGCGGGATACGTGGCTGCTGATAAAAACGGTGAAGTTGGTGTAGATCAAGTTGCTCCTTCCTCAAGATGGAAAAATATAAACTTTAACAAACCTGCACCCTACGAGACGACTCCCAATCTGGGGGATGAATGGGTCTATGTGGATGAACTGGTTGCTCATCTTGTGAGTGAGTATGGGGAGTCTGCTGCGTCCGCTGTCCGACGGGGCTACTCCCTCGACAATGAGCCGGACTTATGGTCTTACACCCATCCACGCTTGCATCCTTCTCAAACCACCGTAAGTGAACTGATTCAAAGGAATGTTGCCTTAGCAAGCGCGGTCAAGAGTGTGGATCCGAGCGCAGAAATCTTCGCTCCGGTTCATTATGGCTTTTGGGGTATGATGACTCTGCAGGATGCTCCAGATTGGTTCGAGTTACGAAATGGATATGCCTGGTTTGTCGATTATTATCTTGAACAAATGCATCTCCATTCCGTAAGTAGAAATTTGCGCTTGTTGGATGTGTTTGACTTCCACTGGTATCCCGAAGCTCAAGGTTGCGGGAAGCGGATCCTATGGAGTGAGGTGGGAGATGAATGCCTTCAATGGGCGCGCATGCAGGCACCTCGCTCTTTATGGGATGAAACCTATCGAGAAGACTCCTGGATTGGACAGTGGTTTGATGAGTATTTACCCCTTTTGCCGCGCCTTCAATCTTCGATTCAAACCTATTATCCAGGCACAAAACTAGCGCTGACTGAGTTCAGTTATGGGGCAGAGAATCATATCTCTGGCGGCATTGCAGTTGCTGACGTTTTGGGAATTCTGGGAAAGTATTCCGTATATCTGGCGACTTTCTATCCGTTAGAAGAAAACAGTGATTATGTCAGAGGTGCCTATCAAATCTATCGCAATTACGACGGTCAGGAGAGTTCGTTTGGAAATATCAGTGTCTGGTCACAAAGCTCCGATATAGAAAACGCTTCGATCTATGCTGCCATTCATGATCTTAATGTCAGTCAATTACACCTGATTGTGGTCAATCGCAATCTCCATCAAGCAGTGCAAGGCAATTTTTCGATTGAAAGCCCTCTTAACTACCACAGTATGGATGCATGGATCCTGGATCAAGAGAGCCCAAATGTCAGGATGTTTTTTGATAACAAACAGATTTCATCCAACCGTTTTTTGATAAATATTCCGCCTCTGACCGTCTTGCATCTGGTCTTGCAGAGCGCTCAGGCAGTGCCTCTGAACCGGCTTTATTTGCCCCTGATTCATTCCTCAAGTCCCTGA
- a CDS encoding Xylulose kinase, whose amino-acid sequence MKLVLAFDVGTSGCKAALVNEEGKLQGTAFEPYPTHYPRPLWAEQNPEDWWQAVCTTTRRLLDQQQVPPSHIAGIAFSTQMVNLLPVDREGNPLRPCISWLDGRAEEEAQQVMRKVGGRVIFAALVGVAITGKDVLPKYLWLKKNEPQIYQQAAALMDCSGYLLARATGRLVAEWTVSSVTGVFNLKTKTWDTTLIRFLGLDTGKFPELVLPFEQVGGLTRRAAQELGLLEGTPVFGGAGDAMTAAVGSGAVGEGEGHLCLGTSGFVGIVTSRRVVGKRGIPTIQSADPSKLLLIAETETAGACLKWAAREFFQREPDAEIFIRMDQEVNRIEAGSARLIFTPWMYGERTPIADERLRAAFINLGANHSYAHMLRAVYEGVGYNMRWIVENIEELYGFKPDPLRTMGGGAKGLPWVQIVADITGRTLECVAEPQQTTALGAAYLAMVGLKWLPSIEAVKKLVQVTHTVRPQEATRAIYDELFAVFKQIYPQLKGIYHRLNYH is encoded by the coding sequence ATGAAGCTTGTTCTGGCATTTGATGTTGGCACCAGCGGCTGTAAAGCCGCTCTGGTGAACGAAGAGGGTAAGCTACAAGGTACTGCCTTTGAGCCTTATCCGACCCATTATCCCAGACCGCTCTGGGCAGAACAAAACCCCGAAGATTGGTGGCAGGCGGTTTGTACAACCACACGCCGTTTGCTTGACCAGCAGCAAGTGCCTCCATCTCATATCGCTGGCATCGCTTTTTCGACTCAAATGGTCAATCTTCTACCGGTTGACCGGGAAGGCAACCCATTGCGTCCCTGTATCAGTTGGTTAGATGGACGGGCTGAAGAGGAAGCGCAACAGGTGATGCGCAAAGTGGGTGGGCGAGTCATCTTTGCTGCCCTGGTCGGAGTCGCGATAACCGGTAAGGATGTTTTGCCAAAATATCTCTGGTTGAAAAAGAACGAGCCGCAAATTTACCAACAAGCAGCCGCCTTGATGGACTGCAGCGGCTATTTGCTGGCGCGCGCAACCGGACGTCTGGTGGCGGAATGGACGGTATCCAGTGTAACCGGTGTGTTTAATTTGAAAACCAAGACGTGGGATACGACCCTGATCCGTTTTCTGGGCTTGGACACAGGCAAATTTCCCGAATTAGTTCTTCCCTTTGAACAAGTCGGTGGATTGACCCGCCGTGCAGCCCAGGAGTTGGGGTTGCTGGAAGGAACGCCGGTTTTCGGCGGAGCAGGGGATGCCATGACGGCTGCGGTTGGCTCTGGAGCTGTGGGAGAGGGGGAAGGACATCTCTGCCTGGGGACTTCTGGTTTTGTGGGCATTGTGACCAGCAGACGGGTGGTCGGCAAGCGTGGTATTCCCACCATTCAATCCGCAGACCCCAGTAAGTTGCTACTCATCGCCGAGACAGAGACGGCTGGCGCCTGTCTGAAATGGGCGGCGCGCGAGTTTTTCCAGCGGGAACCAGATGCCGAGATTTTTATCCGCATGGATCAAGAAGTCAACCGCATCGAAGCAGGATCAGCCAGGCTGATCTTTACCCCCTGGATGTACGGGGAACGCACCCCAATTGCGGATGAACGCCTGCGCGCCGCCTTTATCAATTTAGGCGCCAATCACTCTTATGCACACATGTTGCGCGCCGTTTATGAAGGGGTGGGCTATAACATGCGTTGGATTGTGGAGAATATCGAGGAGTTATACGGTTTCAAACCTGATCCACTCCGCACAATGGGAGGGGGCGCCAAAGGTTTACCCTGGGTCCAGATTGTCGCCGACATCACCGGGCGGACGTTAGAATGTGTTGCCGAACCACAGCAGACCACCGCCCTCGGCGCAGCGTATCTGGCAATGGTCGGACTGAAATGGCTACCCTCGATTGAAGCAGTTAAGAAACTTGTCCAGGTGACTCACACGGTGCGACCTCAAGAAGCGACGCGGGCGATCTATGACGAGCTATTTGCTGTCTTCAAGCAAATCTACCCTCAGCTCAAAGGGATTTACCATCGCTTAAATTATCATTAA
- a CDS encoding D-beta-hydroxybutyrate dehydrogenase translates to MYEFKDKVALVTGAGSGIGRSVAQLYAQNGARVVVSDVNDEGGNETVRLIKESGGEAAYYRADVANPNDCEALVQFTLSQYGRLDFACNNAGIGGESNPTGSYSIEGWNKVININLNGVFYCMRYEIPAMLQNGGGAIVNIASILGQVGFANAPAYVAAKHGVVGLTRNAAIEYAKSNIRINSIGPAFIKTPLLSVLESDENLMNMIIALHPIGRLGKPEEVAELVMWLSSEKASFVTGSYYAVDGGYLAQ, encoded by the coding sequence ATGTACGAGTTCAAGGATAAAGTAGCGTTGGTTACCGGAGCCGGGTCCGGCATTGGTCGATCGGTTGCCCAGTTATATGCTCAAAATGGTGCCAGGGTTGTTGTCTCGGATGTCAACGACGAGGGTGGCAACGAAACCGTTCGCCTGATCAAAGAATCTGGTGGAGAAGCCGCCTATTATCGAGCAGATGTTGCCAACCCAAACGATTGTGAAGCGCTGGTTCAATTTACCCTTAGCCAATACGGGCGGCTTGACTTTGCCTGCAATAATGCAGGCATTGGTGGCGAGTCCAACCCGACCGGTAGCTACAGTATCGAAGGTTGGAATAAAGTGATCAACATCAATTTGAATGGCGTATTCTATTGTATGCGTTATGAAATTCCTGCCATGTTGCAAAATGGCGGTGGCGCCATTGTAAACATTGCCTCGATTTTAGGGCAGGTCGGTTTTGCCAATGCCCCAGCCTATGTGGCAGCCAAACATGGCGTGGTTGGTTTAACACGCAATGCTGCCATCGAATACGCCAAGAGTAATATCCGAATCAATAGCATTGGTCCAGCCTTTATCAAGACACCGTTGCTCTCCGTGTTAGAGAGCGATGAAAATCTAATGAACATGATTATCGCTCTCCATCCCATCGGGCGTTTGGGCAAACCCGAGGAAGTGGCCGAGCTGGTGATGTGGCTTAGCTCGGAGAAAGCATCCTTTGTGACCGGGTCTTACTACGCAGTGGATGGTGGTTATCTTGCCCAATAA